One genomic segment of Rivularia sp. PCC 7116 includes these proteins:
- a CDS encoding TAXI family TRAP transporter solute-binding subunit, with protein sequence MRNSKEYSARGVLNWLRKLPKNTKIINTLIVLIIILFSFIFISIIGIQSFQYLKLNLVGQNLTLAAGRTDGESYILSKAIAEVVRDYYPNIKIDVKETAGGLENIRGLESGKFDLATVQADVRANSSVSTVAALYKDVFQLVARENSGICHFFDIKDKKIAIIENSGELLSFQKVAKYYGLQANEDFNLILTKDNNEANKMFHEQQVDAVFRVRTIGNKEIFKLVKNSNGKLVKIEQAKAMKINNLTFESVKIPKGAYQSSNPAVPNTKNFPSVGVERLLLTNKNISNILINKITGILEEHHQEISEKIADRNEYIKPLVASITRPKNISGTDIPPLHPGTLNFYQQKKPSFLQEYADYIELIWTFIFFVASSLWALLSWLQRIHKNEADEYIDIAIVLMSNEKKELNQKLNELENNLDNIDKQWVKTILKPKLDHLKNKDDIELKQDILDIVFEKAATALDKDSISQESFRTFNQAYKIAREAIERQKTREKQEISATYIEKVVTILIHQHQGNILPPELNGILKEVAEKLIQGEISQESFQTFLQTYKTTRDAFKC encoded by the coding sequence ATGCGAAATAGTAAAGAATATAGCGCCAGGGGAGTATTGAATTGGTTAAGAAAATTACCCAAGAACACAAAAATAATTAATACGCTGATTGTTTTAATCATTATATTATTTAGTTTTATATTTATATCTATAATTGGTATTCAAAGCTTTCAATATTTAAAATTAAATCTTGTTGGACAAAATTTAACTCTTGCTGCTGGAAGGACAGATGGGGAAAGCTATATACTTAGCAAAGCAATAGCGGAAGTTGTTAGAGATTACTATCCAAATATAAAAATCGATGTTAAAGAAACCGCTGGTGGCTTAGAAAATATTCGTGGATTAGAAAGCGGGAAATTCGATTTAGCAACAGTACAAGCAGATGTCCGCGCTAATTCTTCTGTAAGTACAGTCGCAGCTTTATATAAAGACGTATTTCAGTTAGTTGCCAGAGAAAATTCTGGAATCTGCCATTTCTTTGATATCAAAGATAAAAAAATAGCAATCATAGAAAATAGCGGCGAATTATTATCTTTTCAAAAAGTAGCAAAATATTATGGTTTGCAAGCAAATGAGGATTTTAATTTAATCTTGACGAAAGACAATAACGAAGCAAACAAAATGTTTCACGAACAGCAAGTTGATGCTGTATTTAGAGTCAGAACTATTGGCAATAAAGAGATTTTTAAATTAGTCAAAAATAGCAACGGTAAGTTAGTTAAAATTGAACAAGCGAAGGCAATGAAAATTAATAACTTGACCTTCGAGTCAGTCAAAATACCTAAAGGAGCATATCAAAGTAGCAATCCGGCAGTGCCTAATACTAAAAACTTTCCTAGTGTAGGAGTAGAAAGGCTTTTATTAACTAACAAAAATATTAGTAACATTCTGATAAATAAGATTACAGGTATCCTTGAAGAACATCACCAAGAAATATCTGAAAAAATTGCCGATAGAAATGAGTATATTAAACCATTAGTTGCGAGTATTACTCGACCAAAAAACATCAGCGGAACTGATATTCCTCCCCTTCACCCCGGAACCCTAAATTTTTATCAGCAGAAAAAGCCTTCTTTTCTCCAAGAATATGCTGATTATATAGAATTAATTTGGACATTCATATTTTTTGTTGCTTCATCCTTATGGGCATTATTATCATGGTTGCAGAGAATACACAAAAATGAAGCAGATGAATATATTGATATAGCCATAGTATTAATGAGTAATGAGAAAAAAGAACTCAATCAAAAATTGAATGAGTTAGAAAATAATTTAGATAATATAGATAAACAATGGGTAAAAACTATCCTCAAACCAAAATTAGATCACCTTAAAAATAAAGACGATATCGAACTAAAACAAGATATACTAGATATCGTTTTTGAAAAAGCTGCTACAGCTTTAGATAAAGATAGTATCTCCCAAGAATCATTCCGCACTTTTAATCAAGCATACAAAATAGCAAGAGAAGCAATAGAAAGGCAGAAAACGCGGGAAAAACAAGAAATTTCTGCTACTTACATTGAAAAAGTCGTAACAATATTAATACATCAACACCAGGGTAATATTTTACCCCCAGAATTAAACGGAATTCTCAAAGAAGTAGCAGAAAAATTAATTCAAGGAGAAATTTCTCAAGAATCATTCCAGACTTTTCTACAAACTTACAAAACTACTAGAGATGCCTTTAAATGTTAA
- a CDS encoding methionine gamma-lyase family protein, with amino-acid sequence MNSLEQLQEAEQALLTIFSGIDHKVKQNLQRVLTAFRHHSVGAHHFAGVSGYGHDDLGRETLDKVFAQIMGSQAAIVRVQFVSGTHAIACALFGVLRPGDEILAVAGAPYDTLEEVIGLRGKNQGSLIEFGISYRQLNLTPEGKIDWQALSHGIEDKTRLVLIQRSCGYSWRSSLSIADIEKIVRLVKQQNPNTVCFVDNCYGEFIETQEPTHVGADLIAGSLIKNPGGTIVNAGGYIAGREDLVEAAACRLTAPGIGKEGGATFDQLRLLFQGLFLAPQMVGEAMKGTHLTGYVFDKLGYPVNPKPFAPRGDVIQAIKLGSAEKLIAFCKAIQQNSPIGSYLDPIPDEMPGYESKVVMAGGTFIEGSTSEFSADGPLREPFVAYCQGGTHWTHVAIALQAAIEAIGNR; translated from the coding sequence GCCTTTCGCCATCATAGTGTAGGGGCGCACCATTTCGCAGGTGTTAGCGGATACGGTCATGATGATTTGGGCAGGGAAACTTTGGATAAGGTTTTCGCCCAAATAATGGGGTCGCAAGCTGCAATTGTCAGGGTACAGTTTGTTTCTGGTACTCATGCAATCGCTTGTGCTTTGTTTGGCGTTTTGCGTCCTGGTGATGAAATTTTGGCAGTTGCGGGGGCACCTTACGATACTCTTGAGGAAGTCATTGGTTTAAGAGGTAAAAATCAAGGTTCACTTATTGAGTTTGGCATAAGCTATCGTCAATTGAATCTCACTCCTGAGGGAAAAATAGATTGGCAAGCCTTAAGTCATGGGATAGAGGATAAGACTCGTTTAGTATTAATACAACGTTCTTGCGGCTATTCCTGGCGCTCTAGTCTATCAATTGCCGACATAGAGAAAATTGTTCGTTTAGTCAAGCAGCAAAATCCGAACACGGTTTGTTTTGTTGATAACTGCTATGGCGAGTTTATCGAGACTCAAGAACCTACTCATGTTGGTGCTGACTTAATCGCCGGTTCTTTAATCAAAAATCCGGGAGGAACCATAGTCAATGCTGGGGGCTATATTGCGGGAAGGGAAGATTTAGTAGAAGCTGCTGCTTGTCGTTTAACGGCTCCGGGTATAGGCAAAGAAGGTGGTGCTACATTTGACCAACTCCGCTTATTGTTTCAGGGTTTATTCTTAGCTCCACAAATGGTAGGGGAAGCGATGAAGGGCACCCATCTGACTGGTTATGTTTTTGATAAATTAGGATATCCAGTTAACCCAAAACCTTTTGCGCCTCGCGGTGATGTAATTCAAGCAATTAAACTAGGTTCGGCAGAAAAGTTAATTGCCTTCTGCAAAGCGATACAACAGAATTCTCCTATAGGTTCTTATCTCGATCCCATCCCCGACGAAATGCCGGGATATGAAAGCAAAGTAGTTATGGCTGGGGGGACATTTATTGAAGGCAGCACCTCAGAATTTTCCGCAGATGGACCATTAAGAGAACCATTTGTAGCTTATTGTCAGGGGGGAACTCATTGGACTCATGTCGCGATCGCGCTACAAGCTGCAATTGAAGCGATTGGTAATAGGTAA
- a CDS encoding serine/threonine-protein kinase has translation MTNYMIGKVLQERYQIVQSLGAGVFGQTYISVDIENPKHPKCVVKQLKVTSLQPSFLQDLRLRFLAETRTLKHLGHHKQIPQLISCFEENERFYLVQEFIEGHSLSAELPINKNPNYFWSENGVIRFLKDVLSILQYVHSQGVIHCDVKPENLIRRTRDGKLVLIDFGSIQPVDFGTEEVLPIYSIPVTSLGYIPPEQFIGQTQINSDIYALGMIAIQALTGLTPLQLKKHPSNDEVLWRSKDTAVSDYVAAVIGKMVRYNHQERFQTASDVLQALKQIPVEPASQIIDAEYTVYSDSVKKNDYIRSTRISEKASDSTSSPLLTGMKVGLAANSMIIGFGAYSLVNHSPDYSEDQKLSVAQNEFQSGDLQGAIALAKSIPSHSNVYPEAQATIGEWEQEWQIAANKYEAAKLALKQNRWADVFLNTAQTPDIAYWKTRTDELVKQARASIEIQKDEYLAKAYEKAAEKDFTTALYYLRQIPKESSADELIQQKLAEYEQKQIVRATYLLQQAYNQAQLGKFDAAIDYLQKVPKGTPTYAKAQLKVAEYNSKKRFIAKLNEAAASEIRSKINNRDSFIRTNTSTRIQDFQMGTYLHEINIQ, from the coding sequence ATGACCAACTACATGATTGGAAAGGTACTGCAAGAGCGTTACCAAATTGTCCAAAGCCTAGGTGCAGGGGTATTTGGACAGACATACATCTCAGTGGATATAGAAAATCCCAAACATCCCAAGTGCGTTGTTAAACAACTCAAGGTTACAAGTTTGCAGCCGAGTTTTTTACAAGATTTGAGACTACGTTTTCTTGCAGAGACTCGTACTCTCAAGCACTTGGGGCACCACAAGCAAATTCCTCAATTAATTTCTTGTTTTGAAGAAAACGAGCGTTTCTATTTGGTACAAGAATTTATTGAAGGGCATTCTCTAAGTGCAGAATTGCCAATAAATAAAAATCCAAATTATTTTTGGAGTGAAAATGGTGTTATTCGCTTCTTGAAAGATGTTTTAAGCATTTTGCAATACGTTCATTCTCAAGGAGTGATTCATTGCGATGTCAAACCAGAAAATCTAATTCGACGTACCAGAGATGGAAAATTAGTATTAATTGATTTCGGCTCTATTCAACCAGTTGATTTTGGAACAGAGGAAGTATTACCTATTTATTCGATTCCCGTTACATCATTAGGTTACATACCCCCAGAACAATTTATTGGACAAACCCAAATCAATAGCGATATTTATGCTTTGGGAATGATTGCCATTCAGGCATTAACTGGTTTAACGCCACTTCAATTAAAAAAACACCCATCAAATGATGAAGTATTATGGCGCAGTAAAGATACCGCAGTCAGCGATTACGTAGCTGCTGTAATCGGCAAAATGGTTCGCTACAACCATCAAGAACGTTTTCAAACAGCTTCAGATGTACTGCAAGCGCTTAAACAAATTCCCGTAGAGCCAGCTTCCCAAATTATTGATGCTGAGTATACCGTTTATTCAGATTCTGTAAAAAAGAACGACTATATAAGAAGCACCCGAATATCAGAGAAAGCATCCGATTCCACTTCATCTCCTTTATTAACAGGAATGAAAGTTGGGTTAGCAGCAAATTCGATGATTATAGGATTTGGAGCTTATTCCTTAGTCAATCATTCTCCAGATTATTCTGAAGATCAAAAATTATCCGTCGCCCAAAACGAATTTCAATCTGGCGACTTGCAAGGTGCAATAGCTTTAGCAAAATCGATTCCTTCCCACAGCAACGTTTACCCAGAAGCTCAAGCAACAATCGGCGAATGGGAGCAAGAATGGCAAATTGCCGCCAATAAATACGAAGCAGCTAAATTAGCTCTCAAACAAAATCGGTGGGCAGATGTTTTCCTCAATACCGCTCAAACTCCTGATATTGCATATTGGAAAACCAGAACTGATGAATTAGTTAAGCAAGCACGGGCTTCTATTGAAATTCAGAAAGACGAATATCTAGCGAAAGCCTACGAAAAAGCAGCAGAAAAAGACTTTACTACAGCTCTATACTATCTGCGTCAAATTCCCAAAGAATCTTCCGCCGATGAATTAATCCAGCAAAAATTAGCAGAATATGAGCAAAAGCAGATTGTAAGAGCAACTTACCTTTTACAACAAGCTTATAATCAAGCCCAATTAGGTAAGTTTGACGCTGCAATTGATTATTTGCAAAAAGTACCTAAAGGTACACCAACTTACGCTAAAGCCCAATTAAAAGTTGCCGAATACAATAGCAAAAAGCGGTTTATCGCTAAATTAAACGAAGCGGCTGCATCCGAAATTCGGTCTAAGATTAACAATCGAGACTCATTTATTCGTACCAACACTTCTACTAGAATTCAAGATTTTCAAATGGGAACCTATCTACATGAAATTAATATTCAGTAA